Below is a window of Raphanus sativus cultivar WK10039 unplaced genomic scaffold, ASM80110v3 Scaffold1041, whole genome shotgun sequence DNA.
TCTTCAACTCTGATAACGACCTTCAGTTCGTCCTAAACAAAGGTCCCTGGTTTGTTAATGGGTGGATGGTGGCTTTGGATCAGTGGAGCCCAAATCCACATCCGGAGTTCCTGCAAAGGATACCCTTCTGGATTCGGATTCGTGGTCTCCCCATCCACCTACTGAAGAAAGAGATTGTAGAGAGTCTTCTAGGCCCTCTTGGAGAGGTAGGACCGGTGGAGCTCCATGCCAAAAACTCAGACTCGCTGGAATATGTAAGAGCAAGGGTCTCCATCAGCACCGAAGAGCCACTGCAGTTTAGAAGAATTGCGAGGTTTCGATCAGGGGAAACGGTTCCAACCGAGCTGGAGTACGAGAAACTACTCAAGGTCTGCTACACCTGCAAGAAACTCACCCACGATCAGACAAAGTGTCCTCTGCAAGCCTACATTGCTCCAGAGTTTAATCGAGGTCCCCAAGGAAAAAGCTTAAAGGCGAACCTACGTTCAAAACTTCTAGAGAAGGAGGTTCGAGCTAAGGAAGCTTTGACAAAGGATCCAATAAAGGAGAGCAAGAAAGGGCAGCAAGAACTAGCAGAAAGTAGCAGAGGACGTCGAAACAATGCTGTGAAGGTAGGAATAGAAGATAAACGCAGAGGAAAACGAGTGGCTACATCTTCCCAAAAAGTGTGGAAGCAGAAAGGAGTGAGTGGAGATTCGAGAACTTCGAAAAGCACTGAGGAGTCCATGGCCAAAACGTGCTCCATCAGCAAAGAAGGACCTGAAATGAACAAGACACCAGGCTCTGTCTTCAACAGACTTGGAAGCTCCGAGAAGGATAGCGGTTCAGGTGGCAGGAACAGAAGCAGTCGATCACATATTCAGGAGCACGACTTACGTATTAGTCTGAGTGGAGGTTCACAAGGAGAAAGATTAGAAGGAAAATCAAGCAAAGGCAGTAGAAGTCCTCCAATTGTTTTTGAGAGATTGGGAAGTCCATGTTTTATGACCCCAAGAGAGGAGAAGGGACCTGAGGGATCTACAGTCTCAAAGCGCCGAAGGCAGAGTGGCAGTAGTGAAGGGAGAAAGGCCAAGAAAGCAAGACGAGGTGCTCAAGAGATAGAGAAGGTGGCCCCATCAGTCTTCCAACGGCTAGGTGGAACGGAATTGGGCTCAGGTTCAAGTGGAGGGGGACAAGAAGTTCTCGATCATTCTGCTCATGTAGCAGCTTATACTCCTGTTCATGCTGCTCGTGGAGCAGCCAATTTCCCAGGCCATTCTGTCCGACGGATAGCATTGGCAAGTGGAACAAACTGGAAAGAAGGGTTGATGGGTAATTCCAACCCTTCAAGGTCCATATGAGGATATTGAGTTGGAACTGTCAGGGGTTGGGGAATACCCCTACAGTTCGACATCTACAGGGGATGCATGGTCAGCATCTCCCTGAGATAATATTCCTCAGTGAGACCAAAAGTGGAAGACGGTACATGGAGATGATAGTAGATAAGCTAGGCTTTCATGGCCTGGTAACGGTGGATGCAAGAGGGAAGAGTGGCGGTTTGGCAGTGATGTGGAAGAACTCGTGTGTGGTTGAAGTTTTGCAGGCCAACAACAGAGTGATAGACTTGAAGATTGAGAGCCAGAACCAACCTTTCTTCCTAACCTGCGTCTATGGCGATCCGGTTAAgtgcaaaagaaaagaagtgtGGGAGAGGATCGAGCGGATTGGTACTACTAGGAAAGGAGCATGGATGCTTACAGGCGACTTCAATGAGATCCTGGATCAAACAGAGAAGGAGGGTGGAGCAGAAAGAGAGTTATGGGAAGGCCAAGAATTTAGGCAGCTACTGCTTAACTGGGGACTATGGGAGATCAAATATGAAGGAAATCCTCTGTCTTGGGCGGGTAGAAGAAATAATTCTCTAGTGCAATGTCGTTTGGATAGATCTGTAGCAAACCAAGAGTGGTTAAACGCTTTCCCACAGGCTACGGCCTTTTATCTAAAGAGAGTTTGTTCAGATCATAGCCCTATTCTTACTGCTTTAGATGGGTTCCAAGTAAAGAAGAGATCTTCCTTCAGATATGATTACCGTTGTGTTAAAAGAGCAGGTTTCTGTGAGACGGTGAATCATAATTGGACAAGCACTGCATATGGTCAAGTGGGTCTCATGTCTAAGATTGCAGGGTGTAGAAAGGCAATCTCGTCCTGGAAGAGACAAGCGAAACCTAACTCGGCAGTCCGTATCCAAGAGCTCCACTACCAACTAGATCAGGCCTCCCGCCAAGAGTGTTACAAATTAGAGGAGATCCATAAGTTGAAGAAAGAGCTGGATGAAGAGTACTACAATGAGGAACTGTTTTGGATGGAGCAGAGCAGACTCAATTGGTTAAGATCCGGTGACAAAAACACCAAGTTCTTCCATGCTGTCACTAAGAACCGCAGAGCTCAAAGCCGTATTCGTAGCCTGATCGATGACGAAGGCAAGGAGTGGTTTAAGGAGACAGAGCTTGGAAGAGTCGCAGAGGCTTATTTCAAAAAACTCTTTGCCTCTGAAGACGTGGGTCACAACTTGGAAGTCTGGTCGGAAATCCCTCGGCTAATAACATCGGGGGAAAACGAGGCACTCATGGCTCCGATCACGAAGGAGGAAGTGCGAAGAGCGGTTTTTGATATCAACCCCTCGAAATGCCCAGGCCCGGACGGTATGAATGGGTACTTCTTTCAACAGTTCTGGGAATCGAGTGGTGATGATATCACAGCCATGACCCAGAAATTCTTTGAAACCGGGGTGTTAGAGGAAGGGATGAACAACACGAACATCTGTCTGATTCCGAAAACACTGACGGCCAAAAGAATGAGTGAGTATAGACCGATCAGCCTATGCAATGTGGCATACAAGATCGTGTCAAAGCTCATGGCATCAAGATTGAAGAAGGTTCTGCCTCAGGTCATTTCGGAAACGCAGGCTGCCTTTGTTGAGGGGAGACTGATCTCCGATAATATACTTGTAGCGCACGAGCTCTTGCACGCCCTCTCCTCAGATAATAAATGCTCGTCAGAATTCATAGCGATCAAGACAGACATCTCCAAAGCCTATGATCGAGTAGAGTGGTCTTTCCTGGATAAAGCTATGGAAACTATAGGTTTCTCGGAGGGTTGGAGAAAACTCATTATGAGCTGTGTCTCATCGGTCAGATATCAGGTGCTAATAAATGGAGAACCGTATGGGAAGATCTCTCCGACAAGAGGTCTACGCCAGGGTGACCCGCTATCTCCTTATCTTTTCGTGCTCTGTACTGAGATCTTGGTACAGATGCTGAAGAATGCAGagcagaaaaagaaaataacggGTCTGAGAGTGGCACGGAGAGCTCCATCGGTTTCCCACCTATTGTTCGCAGATGACAGCATGCTCTACTGCAGAGGAACTGATGATGCGGAGCTGGACCGGGTTGTGGACATACTGCAGCAGTACAGCTTAGCATCAGGTCAGCGAATCAACTATGAGAAGTCCAGCGTGTATTTTGGTAAGCATATCCCGGCAGCTAAATGCGAGGCAATTAAGAAGAAGCTAGGGATCGAGAAAACTGGAGGTGATGGATTTTATTTGGGTTTACCAGAAGCTTTTGGAGGTCCCAAAGTATCTATACTAAGCTACCTCAAGGAGAATCTGAATAGAAGAGTTCATGGATGGCAAACCAAATTCCTGTCACCGGCCGGGAAAGAAGTGCTTCTCAAAGCAGTGGCTATGGCTCTCCCTACCTACACCATGTCCTGCTTTCTGCTACCCAAAACAATTTTCCAACAGATAGTGTCAACATTATCGGACTTCTGGTGGAGAAATAATCAGGAGTCAAGAGGGATGCATTGGAAGAGCTGGGAGAAACGGTGCAAACCTAAGAGTGGTGGCGGCTTAGGTTTTAAAGATTTGGAAGCTTTCAACTTAGCACTTCTTGGGAAGCAGCTGTGGCGCCtgataaaaaataagaattcgCTGGTATCGAGAGTCTTCAAGAGCAGATATTACAAGAAATCAGACCCTTTAAACGCACCGCTAGGGACAAGACCATCTTATGCCTGGAGAAGTATACATGCAGCCCAAAGACTAGTGCAGGCAGGGGCCAGAATGGTGATTGGAAATGGTCGGGGAACAAACGTCTGGCAGGATCGCTGGGTTGAGAGCAAGCCTGCTATTCCAGTGCGGTCCATGAATGTCATTAGCGGAGGGGATCGGGTTAGGGCCAGCGAAGACTTAAAGGTCAGTGACCTATTGTGCGATAATGGCAGAGATTGGAATGTGTGCTTGCTGAATGAACTGTTTCCCCCTGAGATATGCGAGCATATCAAAAGGATTCAACCAACAGGGAGAAACGGTGAGGATAATTATG
It encodes the following:
- the LOC108820423 gene encoding uncharacterized protein LOC108820423 produces the protein MIRNRKRKEVSLLEELKEMELLEEGEMVDIPDLEFEDLIEENTLSVIVRCLNPYAHKVGGLVKALPPIWGMEDRVRGRGVGEQKVQFIFNSDNDLQFVLNKGPWFVNGWMVALDQWSPNPHPEFLQRIPFWIRIRGLPIHLLKKEIVESLLGPLGEVGPVELHAKNSDSLEYVRARVSISTEEPLQFRRIARFRSGETVPTELEYEKLLKVCYTCKKLTHDQTKCPLQAYIAPEFNRGPQGKSLKANLRSKLLEKEVRAKEALTKDPIKESKKGQQELAESSRGRRNNAVKVGIEDKRRGKRVATSSQKVWKQKGVSGDSRTSKSTEESMAKTCSISKEGPEMNKTPGSVFNRLGSSEKDSGSGGRNRSSRSHIQEHDLRISLSGGSQGERLEGKSSKGSRSPPIVFERLGSPCFMTPREEKGPEGSTVSKRRRQSGSSEGRKAKKARRGAQEIEKVAPSVFQRLGGTELGSGSSGGGQEVLDHSAHVAAYTPVHAARGAANFPGHSVRRIALASGTNWKEGLMGNSNPSRSI